The Mesobacillus jeotgali genome window below encodes:
- a CDS encoding PP2C family serine/threonine-protein phosphatase: MIQQFKDKIELYAYQTIKEGKIECGDSYYYTATDDYFVCVLADGLGSGQYAHEASAAVVSVVEQHHHEDVDTLMKYCNNVLVQKRGAAVSIFKVYFETREFVYSCVGNIRFFLYTSNGKLTYPLPVTGYLSGKPQVFHTQRFVYEPESKFLIYSDGFDNIHGAKTILKGYRSVGAIAEQIKSEYANSMDDATFIVGSLL; encoded by the coding sequence ATGATCCAACAGTTCAAAGACAAAATAGAACTTTATGCTTACCAGACAATCAAAGAAGGTAAAATAGAGTGCGGTGACAGCTATTATTATACAGCTACTGATGATTATTTTGTCTGTGTACTTGCTGATGGTTTAGGTTCTGGGCAATACGCCCATGAAGCCTCTGCGGCCGTTGTTTCAGTAGTAGAGCAACACCATCATGAAGATGTAGATACACTCATGAAGTACTGCAACAATGTCTTAGTGCAAAAACGAGGAGCCGCAGTCTCTATCTTCAAGGTTTACTTCGAAACCCGCGAGTTTGTATACAGCTGCGTCGGAAACATTCGCTTCTTCCTCTATACCTCGAATGGCAAGCTGACATATCCATTGCCAGTCACAGGTTATTTATCAGGCAAGCCGCAGGTGTTCCATACCCAGAGATTCGTTTATGAGCCAGAATCAAAGTTCCTGATTTACTCAGACGGTTTTGATAATATCCACGGCGCTAAAACGATTTTGAAAGGGTACCGCTCGGTTGGTGCGATTGCAGAACAAATCAAGAGTGAATATGCTAATTCAATGGATGATGCAACTTTTATTGTAGGAAGTCTACTTTAG
- a CDS encoding Tex family protein → MDKQDQYVKIIAKEQSLTAKQVQSVISLIDEGNTVPFIARYRKEMTGALDEVQIRDIVDRWQYIQNLEQRKEEVIRLIEEQGKLTDELKVSIEKAIKLQEVEDLYRPYKQKRRTKATVAKEKGLEPFAQWMLEFPVNGSLEDKAREFLSEEKGVESIEDAISGAKDIIAEIVSDDADSRKWIRNETFKTGAIESSVKNEEQDEKNVYEMYYEYSEPVNKVVPHRILALNRGEKEDLLRVSIKPKTDIIMSYLQRKWVPKNHSVTAAAVTEAIEDAYKRLIQPSIEREIRNELTEKAEEQAIHIFSENLRKLLLQPPLKGKVVLGVDPAFRTGCKLAAVDETGKVLSIGVIYPHTSGSKNTEAKDKFIKVLKEYDVEMVAIGNGTASRETEQFVSDILKEMDKEIYYLIVNEAGASVYSASDLAREEFPNYQVEERSAVSIARRLQDPLAELVKIDPKSVGVGQYQHDVSQKKLSESLTFVVETAVNQVGVNVNTASSSLLQYVSGLSKTVANNIVKKREEEGKFTSRTQLKKIPRLGAKTYEQAIGFLRVIDGKEPLDRTGIHPESYGEVKQLLERLGFKSKDLGTPALKEALGKLNIDQTADELGIGKLTLKDIIDALVRPERDPRDELPAPLLKKDVLKLEDLKTGMELQGTVRNVVDFGAFVDIGVKQDGLVHISKLSNRFVKHPLDIVSVGDVVTVWVDSVDQKKGRVALTMLKPDQA, encoded by the coding sequence ATGGATAAGCAAGATCAATATGTAAAAATCATTGCCAAAGAGCAATCGTTAACTGCTAAACAAGTGCAAAGTGTCATTTCATTAATTGATGAAGGAAACACTGTACCGTTCATAGCCCGTTACCGAAAGGAAATGACTGGTGCACTTGATGAAGTGCAAATCCGCGACATCGTTGACCGATGGCAATACATACAGAACTTAGAACAGCGCAAAGAGGAAGTCATCAGGCTAATTGAAGAACAAGGGAAACTGACGGACGAGTTGAAGGTGAGCATAGAAAAAGCAATCAAGCTACAAGAAGTAGAAGACCTGTATCGTCCCTACAAGCAAAAAAGAAGAACGAAAGCGACTGTCGCAAAAGAAAAGGGTCTAGAACCTTTTGCACAGTGGATGCTGGAGTTCCCTGTAAACGGGAGCCTCGAAGACAAAGCGCGCGAGTTTTTATCAGAAGAAAAAGGTGTTGAATCTATCGAAGATGCAATTTCGGGTGCAAAGGACATCATTGCAGAAATTGTTTCTGATGATGCAGACAGCCGCAAGTGGATTCGAAATGAAACCTTTAAAACTGGCGCCATTGAATCTTCAGTGAAAAATGAAGAGCAGGATGAGAAAAATGTATACGAAATGTATTATGAGTATTCTGAGCCAGTCAATAAAGTGGTACCGCACCGGATCCTCGCGCTCAACCGCGGTGAAAAAGAAGACCTGTTGAGGGTGTCAATAAAGCCAAAAACAGATATCATCATGAGCTATTTGCAGCGCAAGTGGGTTCCTAAAAATCACTCGGTCACAGCTGCTGCAGTAACAGAAGCAATCGAGGATGCATATAAGCGACTGATTCAGCCGTCGATCGAACGTGAAATCAGGAACGAACTGACAGAAAAAGCCGAAGAACAAGCGATTCATATTTTCTCGGAAAACCTCCGGAAACTGCTCTTGCAGCCACCGTTAAAAGGAAAGGTCGTCCTGGGTGTTGACCCTGCATTCAGAACAGGCTGCAAGTTGGCTGCTGTAGATGAAACGGGAAAAGTTCTTTCAATCGGCGTGATTTACCCGCACACATCCGGCTCGAAAAATACAGAGGCTAAGGATAAATTCATTAAGGTCCTGAAAGAGTATGATGTAGAAATGGTTGCAATCGGGAACGGTACTGCATCCAGGGAAACAGAACAGTTCGTGTCGGACATCCTGAAGGAAATGGATAAAGAGATTTACTATCTCATTGTCAACGAAGCAGGTGCGAGTGTCTATTCCGCATCAGACCTTGCCCGCGAAGAATTCCCTAATTATCAGGTAGAAGAACGAAGTGCGGTTTCAATCGCCCGCAGATTGCAGGATCCTCTGGCTGAACTTGTTAAGATTGATCCAAAATCCGTGGGTGTTGGCCAGTATCAGCATGATGTCAGCCAGAAAAAGCTCTCCGAATCACTGACATTCGTTGTTGAGACCGCAGTTAACCAGGTGGGGGTCAATGTGAATACAGCGTCATCTTCTTTATTGCAGTATGTATCTGGCCTTTCCAAGACAGTAGCCAATAATATCGTGAAGAAACGCGAAGAGGAAGGGAAGTTCACCAGCAGGACGCAGCTGAAAAAAATTCCGCGCCTTGGAGCCAAAACCTATGAACAGGCAATTGGATTCCTGCGTGTGATTGATGGGAAGGAACCTCTAGACCGTACTGGTATCCACCCGGAAAGTTACGGTGAGGTAAAACAATTGCTTGAGCGCCTCGGTTTTAAATCTAAGGATTTAGGAACTCCAGCATTAAAGGAAGCACTCGGGAAACTCAACATCGACCAAACAGCAGATGAATTAGGAATCGGCAAACTTACACTGAAAGATATTATAGATGCACTTGTAAGGCCTGAACGGGATCCGCGCGATGAGCTTCCAGCACCACTTTTGAAAAAGGACGTATTGAAACTTGAAGATTTGAAAACAGGTATGGAACTTCAAGGGACTGTACGAAACGTGGTGGATTTCGGCGCTTTCGTTGATATAGGTGTAAAGCAAGATGGGCTTGTCCATATCTCCAAGCTAAGCAATCGTTTCGTAAAGCACCCGCTTGATATTGTATCAGTCGGGGATGTTGTTACTGTATGGGTGGATAGCGTCGACCAGAAGAAAGGTCGAGTCGCCTTGACGATGCTTAAGCCTGACCAGGCATAA
- the cmpA gene encoding cortex morphogenetic protein CmpA — translation MPVWFQNQMKRAFYEKNRYQIKLLNQCWYFYRNKQGLND, via the coding sequence ATGCCTGTCTGGTTTCAAAATCAAATGAAACGAGCCTTCTATGAGAAAAACAGATATCAAATCAAACTTCTAAACCAGTGTTGGTACTTTTATAGAAATAAACAGGGGTTAAATGATTAA
- a CDS encoding SprT family protein, with amino-acid sequence MTDQELHNLVVVISKEYFHKPFRHKAFFNPRLRTTGGRYMLNSHNIEINKKYFEQLGETELVGIIKHELCHYHLHIEGKGYKHRDKDFRELLKKVDAPRFCSVLPEEKKRREKQKFIYYQCSECKLTYRRKRSINTSKYVCGKCRGKLIKVKEMTVE; translated from the coding sequence ATGACTGATCAAGAATTACACAATCTTGTCGTGGTGATTTCCAAAGAATACTTCCATAAGCCATTCAGGCATAAAGCTTTCTTCAATCCCAGACTCCGGACAACCGGCGGACGCTATATGCTAAACAGCCACAATATCGAAATCAATAAAAAGTATTTTGAGCAGCTGGGTGAAACAGAACTCGTTGGGATCATCAAACATGAGCTATGCCATTACCACCTTCATATAGAAGGAAAAGGATACAAGCATCGCGATAAAGACTTTAGAGAATTATTAAAGAAGGTAGATGCCCCGAGATTTTGTTCAGTACTTCCGGAAGAGAAAAAAAGAAGAGAGAAACAGAAATTCATTTATTATCAGTGCAGCGAATGTAAGTTAACCTATCGCCGCAAAAGATCTATAAACACCTCAAAATATGTGTGCGGAAAATGCCGAGGAAAGCTGATAAAAGTGAAAGAAATGACTGTAGAATAA
- the tsaE gene encoding tRNA (adenosine(37)-N6)-threonylcarbamoyltransferase complex ATPase subunit type 1 TsaE, with protein MATYQYISKQPEDTKDFAKRLAGLLEAGDVIALEGDLGAGKTTFTKGLAEGLGITRNVNSPTFTIIKEYQGRLPLYHMDVYRVEDAFEDLGFEEYFEGNGVTVVEWAHLIEAQLPEELLLLQLYLDENGARRIVAEPKGNRYEELCKEIF; from the coding sequence ATGGCGACATATCAATACATTTCAAAGCAGCCGGAAGACACAAAGGATTTTGCCAAGAGGCTGGCAGGTCTTCTTGAAGCGGGAGATGTCATTGCGCTTGAAGGGGATTTAGGTGCAGGAAAGACGACTTTTACAAAGGGCCTTGCTGAAGGATTGGGAATCACGAGGAATGTGAACAGTCCGACATTTACGATCATCAAGGAATACCAGGGACGGCTACCCCTCTATCATATGGATGTTTATCGAGTTGAAGATGCGTTTGAAGATCTTGGTTTTGAAGAATACTTTGAAGGTAATGGTGTGACGGTTGTGGAATGGGCTCATTTGATTGAAGCCCAGCTGCCTGAAGAGCTATTGCTTCTTCAATTATATCTTGATGAAAATGGTGCAAGAAGAATCGTTGCTGAGCCAAAGGGCAATCGATATGAAGAATTGTGTAAGGAGATTTTTTAA
- the tsaB gene encoding tRNA (adenosine(37)-N6)-threonylcarbamoyltransferase complex dimerization subunit type 1 TsaB — translation MKVLSIDTSNYVLGIGLLDGETVMGEYISNIKKNHSVRVMPAIQTLMEECNIKPAELAKIVVAEGPGSYTGVRIGVTIAKTMAWSLKIPLSGVSSLEVAAASAGRYFDGYVSPFFDARRGQIYTGLYKFENQVLQSVKNDRLVMSADWVTQLNELDSRILFSSNDLKLHDEVIKEELGDKAVFAEITELNPRPAELALLGRDKEAVDLHTFVPNYIRLAEAEANWLKTQETKN, via the coding sequence ATGAAGGTATTATCGATTGATACGTCCAATTATGTCCTTGGGATTGGTTTGCTTGATGGTGAGACCGTTATGGGAGAATATATCTCCAATATAAAGAAGAATCATTCGGTTAGGGTCATGCCAGCGATCCAGACATTAATGGAAGAGTGTAATATTAAGCCGGCAGAATTAGCAAAGATTGTTGTTGCCGAGGGACCTGGTTCTTACACGGGTGTACGGATTGGAGTGACCATTGCTAAAACTATGGCCTGGAGCTTGAAGATCCCGTTATCCGGTGTCTCAAGCCTTGAAGTGGCAGCAGCATCCGCTGGCCGGTATTTTGACGGGTATGTTTCTCCTTTCTTTGATGCAAGGAGAGGACAGATATATACAGGGTTATATAAGTTTGAAAATCAAGTATTGCAGTCAGTGAAAAATGATCGGCTTGTCATGTCAGCAGATTGGGTAACACAATTGAATGAATTGGACAGCAGGATTTTGTTCTCGAGCAATGATTTGAAACTCCATGATGAGGTCATTAAAGAGGAGCTTGGTGATAAGGCAGTTTTTGCAGAGATTACGGAGTTGAACCCTAGACCGGCAGAGCTTGCCTTATTAGGACGGGATAAAGAGGCTGTTGACCTTCATACATTCGTTCCTAATTATATCCGCCTGGCGGAAGCAGAGGCGAATTGGCTGAAAACGCAAGAGACTAAAAATTAA
- the rimI gene encoding ribosomal protein S18-alanine N-acetyltransferase: protein MNKTITFRHMTVDDLDEVMEVEVNSFTIPWSREAFFNELTKNQFAQYLIVEVDQKVVGYCGVWIIIDEAHITNIALLPEYRGMRLGEALMAKVMELAREMGAVRMTLEVRVSNVRAQNLYRKFGFEEGAIRKQYYTDNMEDALVMWVNL, encoded by the coding sequence ATGAATAAAACGATAACGTTCCGGCATATGACGGTTGATGATCTTGATGAAGTGATGGAGGTAGAGGTTAATTCCTTTACCATACCATGGAGCAGGGAAGCTTTTTTCAATGAGTTGACGAAAAATCAGTTTGCCCAGTATTTGATTGTGGAAGTGGATCAAAAGGTAGTTGGCTATTGTGGAGTGTGGATTATCATTGATGAAGCACACATCACAAATATAGCATTGCTCCCGGAATACAGGGGAATGAGGCTGGGCGAGGCTCTTATGGCTAAGGTAATGGAGCTTGCTCGCGAAATGGGTGCAGTGAGGATGACTCTCGAAGTCAGGGTCAGCAATGTTAGGGCTCAAAATCTGTATCGTAAGTTTGGTTTCGAAGAAGGGGCTATTAGGAAACAATATTATACAGACAATATGGAAGACGCTTTAGTAATGTGGGTGAATTTATAA
- the tsaD gene encoding tRNA (adenosine(37)-N6)-threonylcarbamoyltransferase complex transferase subunit TsaD, which yields MTKDQLIMGIETSCDETAVAIVKNGREILANVVASQIESHKRFGGVVPEIASRHHVEQITLVLEEALAQAKVDVKDLDAIAVTEGPGLVGALLIGVNAAKALAFANGIPLVGVHHIAGHIYANRLVTEMNFPLLSLVVSGGHTELVYMKEHGHFEVIGETRDDAAGEAYDKVARTLHLPYPGGPHIDRLAHEGKATIDLPRAWLEEGSYDFSFSGLKSAVINVVHNAQQRGEEIAPEDLAASFQESVIDVLVTKTQRAVKEYGVKQVLLAGGVAANKGLREKLSTEFTDSDVEIVIPPLPLCTDNAAMIAAAGSVMYEKGQRADLTLNGNPGLEITIHN from the coding sequence ATGACAAAAGACCAATTGATAATGGGAATAGAGACGAGCTGTGATGAAACGGCTGTTGCGATTGTAAAAAATGGACGGGAAATTCTTGCGAATGTCGTCGCTTCTCAGATTGAGAGCCATAAGCGTTTTGGCGGCGTTGTACCTGAGATTGCTTCAAGGCATCATGTTGAACAGATCACTCTTGTTTTAGAGGAAGCATTAGCCCAGGCAAAGGTTGATGTAAAGGACCTGGATGCGATTGCAGTTACAGAAGGACCGGGCCTGGTAGGCGCTTTATTGATTGGCGTTAATGCTGCCAAAGCATTAGCGTTTGCAAATGGAATACCACTAGTTGGCGTCCATCATATTGCAGGCCATATCTATGCGAACCGACTTGTGACTGAAATGAACTTCCCACTGCTTTCACTGGTGGTATCCGGCGGCCATACTGAGCTCGTATATATGAAAGAACACGGTCATTTCGAGGTAATTGGCGAGACAAGAGATGATGCAGCAGGGGAAGCGTATGACAAGGTAGCAAGAACATTGCATCTTCCATATCCGGGCGGTCCGCATATAGACAGGCTTGCCCATGAAGGAAAGGCAACGATCGACCTGCCACGTGCATGGCTGGAGGAAGGTTCCTACGATTTCAGCTTCAGCGGTTTGAAGTCGGCTGTAATCAACGTGGTGCATAACGCACAGCAGCGAGGCGAGGAAATCGCGCCTGAAGACCTTGCAGCTAGCTTCCAGGAAAGTGTGATCGATGTACTTGTAACTAAAACACAAAGAGCTGTTAAGGAGTATGGAGTAAAACAGGTTCTTCTTGCTGGAGGAGTTGCAGCGAATAAGGGATTGAGAGAAAAACTATCCACAGAATTTACAGATTCGGATGTGGAAATTGTTATTCCTCCATTGCCTTTATGCACAGATAATGCTGCAATGATTGCTGCTGCTGGAAGTGTTATGTATGAAAAAGGCCAGCGAGCCGATTTAACTTTGAATGGAAATCCAGGTCTGGAGATAACTATCCACAACTAA
- a CDS encoding ABC-F family ATP-binding cassette domain-containing protein, with protein MILLQVNQLSKYFAADLILSNIKFEIQTNDRVALVGRNGAGKSTLLKIIAGYESHDGGEIIRPKGTMIGYLAQNTGLESEKSIWDEMLAVFDHLHSMEKDLRRLEEKMSDPDILSNQTEYDRVLKDYDLLQVQFKEKGGYQYEADIRSVLHGLNFHSFDYSTKISTLSGGQKTRLALAKLLLTRPDILILDEPTNHLDIDTLSWLEQYLQGYNGAILIVSHDRYFLDKVVNQVYEISRHQLTKFPGNYSSYLEQKAANYERDLKLYEKQQDEISKLQDFIQRNLARASTTKRAQSRRKQLEKIDRMDRPMGDEKSASFSFQIERQSGNDVMKVDALSVGYHNDIVSENITFNLSRGDSTALVGPNGVGKSTLLKTIVEKLPSISGNIQYGSNVSIGYYDQEQAELSSNKKVLNELWDEYPLKSEKDIRTVLGNFLFSGDDVLKIVSTLSGGEKARLALAKLMLQNSNFLILDEPTNHLDLDSKEVLENALIDYPGTILFVSHDRYFINRIATKVLELDRGGATEYLGDYDYYVEKKLEQEELRAMAEQAAKASGSAVDNSKQDKTSYQQDKEAKKLERQRKRRMEEVEARIEQLELEVAEYEELLCDPEIFQDHEKAGEINSKIEAAKEILDELMEEWTELA; from the coding sequence ATGATTTTATTACAGGTTAATCAGCTATCAAAATATTTTGCTGCTGATCTTATTTTATCGAATATAAAGTTTGAAATACAGACCAACGACCGTGTTGCACTAGTTGGAAGGAACGGAGCAGGAAAATCAACCCTGCTGAAGATCATTGCCGGGTATGAATCCCATGATGGCGGTGAAATCATCCGTCCTAAAGGGACAATGATCGGCTATCTTGCCCAGAATACCGGGCTGGAATCCGAAAAGAGCATCTGGGATGAAATGCTGGCCGTTTTTGACCATCTGCACAGCATGGAAAAAGACTTGCGCAGATTGGAAGAAAAGATGTCGGATCCTGACATTCTCTCCAACCAGACAGAATACGACAGGGTACTGAAGGATTATGACTTGCTGCAGGTTCAGTTCAAGGAAAAAGGCGGCTACCAATATGAAGCCGATATTCGTTCCGTCCTTCACGGCCTGAACTTCCATTCTTTTGATTATTCCACAAAAATCTCCACTTTAAGCGGAGGACAAAAAACCAGGCTCGCATTGGCGAAACTATTATTGACCAGACCAGATATTTTGATTCTGGATGAACCGACCAACCACCTGGACATTGATACACTATCCTGGCTTGAGCAGTATTTGCAGGGCTATAACGGGGCAATCCTGATTGTATCCCACGACCGCTACTTCCTTGATAAGGTCGTGAACCAGGTTTATGAAATTTCCCGCCATCAGCTGACGAAGTTTCCAGGTAATTACAGCTCGTATTTAGAGCAGAAAGCTGCGAATTACGAACGCGACCTGAAACTGTATGAGAAACAGCAGGATGAGATTTCCAAGCTCCAGGATTTTATCCAGCGGAACCTGGCCAGGGCATCCACAACCAAGCGTGCCCAGAGCCGTCGGAAGCAGCTTGAAAAAATCGACCGTATGGACAGGCCTATGGGTGATGAAAAATCTGCCTCGTTCAGTTTCCAAATCGAACGACAGAGTGGCAATGATGTCATGAAAGTTGATGCTCTTTCTGTCGGCTACCACAATGACATCGTATCTGAAAATATCACTTTCAATCTTTCACGTGGAGACAGCACGGCACTGGTTGGGCCGAATGGCGTTGGAAAATCAACTTTATTAAAAACAATCGTGGAGAAACTGCCTTCGATCAGCGGTAATATCCAATACGGTTCCAATGTCTCGATTGGCTACTATGATCAGGAACAGGCAGAACTTAGCTCGAATAAAAAAGTTTTGAACGAACTCTGGGATGAATACCCATTGAAGTCCGAAAAGGATATCCGCACCGTACTGGGGAACTTCCTATTTTCAGGTGATGATGTCCTGAAGATCGTCTCCACCCTGAGCGGTGGCGAAAAAGCACGTTTAGCACTGGCTAAGCTGATGCTGCAGAACTCGAACTTTTTAATTCTGGACGAGCCAACAAACCATCTTGATTTGGACAGCAAGGAAGTTCTTGAAAATGCACTGATCGATTATCCAGGCACCATCCTGTTCGTCTCACATGACCGTTACTTTATCAACAGGATAGCCACAAAGGTTCTTGAACTGGACCGTGGCGGTGCTACCGAATACCTCGGAGATTACGATTACTATGTCGAGAAAAAGCTGGAGCAGGAAGAGCTGAGAGCCATGGCCGAACAGGCCGCCAAAGCATCGGGAAGTGCTGTGGACAACTCAAAGCAGGACAAGACCTCCTACCAGCAGGACAAAGAAGCGAAAAAACTCGAACGCCAGCGCAAACGCCGCATGGAAGAAGTTGAAGCTAGAATTGAACAGCTAGAGTTGGAAGTCGCAGAATATGAAGAATTGCTTTGTGACCCCGAAATCTTCCAGGATCACGAAAAAGCTGGAGAAATCAATAGCAAAATAGAAGCCGCAAAAGAGATACTCGATGAATTGATGGAAGAGTGGACAGAGCTGGCTTAA
- the moaC gene encoding cyclic pyranopterin monophosphate synthase MoaC, producing MAEFTHFNEEGRAKMVDVSEKPETVRTAVAHSSITVNEDIYVRITENKMKKGDVLAVAQVAGIMAAKKTSEIIPMCHPIPLTGIDLSFDWEQNGIEYILNIAAAVKTKGNTGVEMEALTAASACALTVYDMCKAVDKGMVIGKTYLVEKTGGKNGDFKREEKLR from the coding sequence ATGGCAGAGTTTACTCATTTTAACGAAGAGGGCAGAGCGAAGATGGTCGATGTCAGTGAAAAACCCGAGACGGTCCGTACTGCAGTGGCCCATTCAAGCATAACCGTGAATGAAGATATATATGTGAGAATCACTGAAAATAAAATGAAAAAAGGGGATGTACTGGCTGTCGCGCAGGTAGCAGGCATCATGGCGGCGAAAAAGACGTCTGAAATCATCCCGATGTGCCACCCGATTCCACTGACAGGGATTGACCTTTCATTCGATTGGGAGCAAAATGGAATTGAATATATTTTAAATATCGCCGCAGCTGTAAAAACAAAAGGAAATACAGGTGTGGAAATGGAAGCGTTAACAGCAGCTTCAGCATGTGCGCTGACTGTATATGATATGTGCAAGGCCGTTGATAAGGGCATGGTAATCGGCAAGACCTATCTGGTCGAAAAAACCGGCGGTAAAAACGGTGATTTCAAGAGAGAAGAAAAGTTGAGATAG
- a CDS encoding redox-sensing transcriptional repressor Rex: MTNDAMKIPQATAKRLPLYYRFLLNLHSSGKQRVSSAELSEAVKVDSATIRRDFSYFGALGKKGYGYNVNYLLTFFRKTLDQDELTKVALIGVGNLGTAFLNYNFSKNNNTKIEIAFDVDPGKVGTKIGDVAVYHMDDLDKVVVEEGIQVAILTVPSAVAQPITDRLVQANIKGILNFTPARLNVPSSIRIHHIDLAVELQSLIYFLKHYPTDTEPTESVE, encoded by the coding sequence ATGACGAATGATGCTATGAAGATTCCGCAGGCAACCGCAAAACGTTTGCCGCTGTATTACCGGTTCTTATTGAACTTGCATTCTTCAGGCAAGCAAAGGGTATCATCAGCGGAATTAAGTGAAGCGGTAAAAGTGGATTCAGCGACAATCCGCAGGGATTTTTCCTACTTTGGAGCTTTGGGTAAAAAGGGGTATGGTTACAATGTCAATTACCTGCTGACCTTTTTCCGAAAGACACTTGATCAGGATGAATTGACGAAGGTTGCCTTGATCGGAGTCGGTAATCTGGGAACAGCGTTTCTGAATTATAATTTTTCAAAGAACAATAATACAAAAATCGAAATTGCCTTTGACGTAGATCCAGGAAAAGTTGGCACGAAGATTGGTGACGTAGCAGTGTACCATATGGATGACCTCGACAAGGTTGTTGTAGAGGAAGGCATCCAGGTAGCAATCCTGACGGTTCCGTCTGCTGTCGCACAGCCGATAACAGACCGATTGGTACAGGCAAATATCAAGGGAATCCTGAACTTCACACCGGCAAGGCTGAATGTGCCGTCATCCATCAGGATCCATCATATTGATTTGGCGGTTGAATTGCAATCATTGATATATTTCTTAAAGCATTATCCGACAGATACTGAACCGACAGAATCGGTAGAATAA
- a CDS encoding YdiK family protein produces MKQSPLFSGIVYILLGSLFTYFAIQNVNESGWGFFSYLLVALATFDFGSGIRMILFHFKLKNVQKK; encoded by the coding sequence ATGAAACAATCGCCTTTATTTTCAGGCATTGTCTACATCTTGTTAGGCAGCTTATTCACCTATTTCGCCATCCAGAATGTAAACGAGTCAGGGTGGGGATTCTTCAGCTATTTGCTAGTGGCTCTTGCTACGTTCGACTTCGGCTCTGGCATCAGGATGATCCTATTCCATTTCAAATTGAAGAATGTACAGAAAAAGTAG
- a CDS encoding CPBP family intramembrane glutamic endopeptidase: protein MKKEYWYIIIAYIVMQLSSLIGIPIVAFTGAAMGKSLEEMETLSIPYWLVISFSLTLVIVLVLLRKERRTSADLRDASSPASSAAWAFAGVFLALIAQSIAANIENMLGIEMGSENTQEIIKLIEMFPVVILVSSIIGPILEEIVFRKIIFGSLHKKMNFFFAGLISSVIFALAHMEPEHVILYSAMGFTFAFLYVKTKRIIVPIIAHVTMNTMVVLLQSVFREDIERMIKEAEKIQSFIGGF from the coding sequence TTGAAAAAGGAATACTGGTACATCATTATCGCCTATATCGTCATGCAGCTTTCAAGCCTGATCGGCATCCCGATTGTTGCCTTCACCGGTGCTGCAATGGGCAAGAGCCTTGAGGAAATGGAAACCCTCTCGATTCCATACTGGCTTGTGATCAGCTTTTCACTGACACTAGTCATCGTGCTTGTGCTTTTGAGGAAAGAGCGCAGGACAAGTGCTGACTTACGCGATGCTTCCTCACCGGCAAGCTCAGCTGCCTGGGCATTTGCAGGCGTATTCCTGGCTCTGATCGCCCAATCAATCGCCGCCAATATCGAAAATATGCTTGGCATCGAAATGGGCTCTGAGAATACACAGGAAATCATTAAGCTGATTGAAATGTTCCCGGTTGTTATTTTGGTCAGTTCGATTATCGGACCTATATTAGAGGAAATCGTCTTCCGTAAGATCATTTTCGGCAGCCTGCATAAAAAAATGAACTTCTTTTTCGCTGGACTGATCAGCTCTGTCATTTTTGCACTCGCGCATATGGAGCCCGAGCATGTGATTCTATACTCAGCAATGGGATTCACCTTTGCTTTCCTTTATGTAAAAACAAAGCGGATCATCGTGCCAATCATCGCCCATGTTACAATGAATACAATGGTTGTCCTGCTTCAATCCGTATTTAGGGAAGACATTGAGAGAATGATAAAAGAAGCAGAGAAAATTCAAAGTTTTATTGGGGGATTTTAA